The genomic stretch ttaaggctgagtactCATTCTGTGtatttaccacattttgtttatccattcatctgtcagtgaacTTTTGGGTTACTTCCACTTCTTGACTGTTGCatataatgctgctatgaatgtggGTATACAAATATCTTTGTGAGTACTTGCCCAGTTCTTCTGGGAATATACATAGAAGTAGAATTGCAGGATCGTATGTAAGTCTCTGTTTAGTTTTTTggggaaccaccatactgttttccatagcagctgcactattttacatttccaccctCAATGTAAAGGGTTCTAATTTATTCACATCCTCCAACacttattttcagtttatttggtgtttttaaaaataattgccattctaatgggtatgaagtagtGATTGTGgtatttggttttcatttccctaatgattagtgatgttaggCATCTTTGcatgtatttattggccatttgtatatgttctttggaaaaatatctgctcaagtcctttgcccatttcttatggggttgtatatttttttgttgaGTTCTAGAAGTTCTTTGTtatggatattaattccttattagatacacaatttgcaaatatttttttggatTCTGTGGATGGCCTTTTCACTCTATTGATAGTGTTTGCACAAAAATTAAGTTTGAGGTAGCCTCATtggtctgtttttgcttttgttgcttgtgcttttggtgttaatcaagaaatcattgccaaatccagtgtcatgaagcttttcccccttatgtttttttttttttaatgattttcagagttttagctcttacatttaagtctttaatccattttgagttaatttttgtatatagtgtaaggtaaactttgtttttttgcaCAAGAGTATCCAGGTTTCCTAGCATTGTTTGTTGAAAACTCTCCTtttcccattgaatggtcttgggaCTCTTGTCAAAACTCTTtggactggggatccctgggtggctcggcagtttagcgccgccttcagcccaggacgtgatcctggaatcccgggatcgagttccacatcgggctccttgcatggagcctgcttctccctttgcctgtgtctctctctctttctgtgtgtctctcatgaataaataaataaaatctttaagaaaaaaaaaaaaacacaaaaacctctTTGGACCTTATATATAATAGTGTATTTGGCAgttgttctgttccattggtttgtctctctgtgtttatgccagtatcatactgttttgatattATATTATAGTAagtttcaaattgtttttttttttctatggaaGAACACTAGTGACTTTAAATATTATTAACCAGATATTTTACTgaattgttttagtttttcagTTGATTGTGTAAAGATATGGCTGTtgcaaataatgataaaatatttcttcttgaattttgtctatttttgtctaATTGCATTGGCTTTCCATGTTAAATAATTATGTTGCCCATTTACGGTATTTCTTTCTTGCTTCTGATTTAGTGGAAATTCTTCTAATATTTCACCAGAGTGTATGATGCAGTTTTTGGTTTAGACATGCTCCTAAACTTCTGAGGCTGACATCAAAGGCTTAATTACAGTTTGGCACTTAAAGATGGTTTGTTTCTTGTTGGTATTAATAGGAATAAAAGATGAATCCGAAAGTATCATAGAAGGACTGCTTGGTTTTGATTCATATACATCAACTAattgactttttctctttttcagaatGGCCAGAGTTTTCTGGTTTTGGATGAACAAAGATTTGCAAAAGAAattcttcctaaatatttcaaGCACAATAACATGGCAAGCTTTGTGAGGCAGTTGAATATGTGTGAGTATAGGCAGTGATTATTTGGAATACTGTGGTCAGCCCCGATtaatccattttttcccccattaggttgataaaggaaagggaaatttttttacttttatctatTTTAGTCATCtaaattttgaatctttttttcagATGGTTTTCGTAAGGTTGTGCATATTGACTCTGGAATTGTAAAGCAGGAACGAGATGGGCCTGTTGAATTTCAGCATCCTTACTTCAAACAAGGCCAGGATGACTTGTTGGAGAACATTAAAAGGAAGGTGAGCTATTgttaatatgatttatttaagGCATTACCATGTAGCATACTTGGCCAACACAATATTTCACCTATTGAAATTAAGAATGTATAGAAATACACAGGTGTTTTTGTTGGGATAACTTAGACTAATAAAGCTTTAATTATTTccctctattttatatttttttctgcagtcAACTGTCCTAAAGGCTCAGTCTTCAAATACGTTAGACTCACTCACTAATATGGCTCACTCTTTCTAATTTAGCTTAAAATATGTAAACTTTTGTTAGAATGTCCACTCCCTGGAGGGCTTGTTCTGTAGTTCACTGCTGAATATCCAATGCCCAGAATAAGTCCCTTGCATATAGTAAGCAtctaataacatattttttaatgaatggtatcttttactgaaataaaatatttttactaaatccACAAAAGAAGAGGGATAAAAGAGTAATGGACCATGAAAGAAAATGGCCTAGTGTGCAGCTGTTACTGCATAAATTTAATTAAACGTGGAATGTGATAATGAAGAGGCTTGGGGAAATTACAGTGAGTTTGGCtaaagggaatgaaaaaaaaaagcccctaaGTTGTTCCTGCTTGTAGAAACttctccacattaaaaaaaaaaaaaaaaaaaaagattatttcttatCCTTGTCTTTGAGCTATTCTTTTTATAGAATCCTATCCTGGGCTTTTTGGAACTAAATCTAACTTCCTGAATCAGCTACAAACCCACTTATAatagggaaactttttttttttaatagggaaaCTTTGAATTACAAATATGGTATATAGTATTTGATTTCCTACATTTGTTTTCAAAAGGTTTCATCTtcaaaaccagaagaaaataagATTCGTCAGGAAGatttaacaaaaattataagTAGTGCTCAGAAAGttcaaataaaacaagaaactatTGAGTCCAGACTTTCTGAATTAAAAAGGTAAAGTATTATTGCCAAATATAATCTTCATATAGggattggtgtgtgtgtgttgggattGGAGGTTAGTGCTTTAAGTACTTAGATCTCATTGTTGAAGCCAAGATAAAAGGTCTTTTTTCTGTAAGTACTAGTTCCCTTAGTTTGATTTTTAGCCCTTGACTTTACctcaatattatattttcttgacCGTGGTCAAAAGATTTTATGACTATGGGCAATTAAAACAGTTTGATGCAGGAGTCTCGCTGATGAAACAATAGATATTTAAATTCATGTAGGAATTGCCCCTGAGTGGCTTGcttagtccattaagtgtctgcttcctgctcaggtcatggtctcagggttctgagattgagttccacatcagactccctgccccagggggaaatgtgcttctccctttccctctgcctctcttctggcttatgtatgtgtgcatgctctctctcaaataaataaataaaatcttttaaaaaaataaatcagtgtagGAAATATGATTCCACTTAGCATTCATATGATGTTCACACACATGAGGGAACACAAGCCATAAAAAGATACTACATATGTTACTCATCTCTTCTTTTATGGCAGTTTAATATGCTTTTTCTATGTGGCTTAAGATAAAATAGAACacaaaaaaatagggaaaaggaTGCAAGAGACTTGCTTTACTTGGTATTTATCATACATAGACATGGTAATGGTGTTATTCAAATCATTTATCTACAGAAACATACTTTTGCCTTATGGCAATTCTTGGCACCATTACTTGCCACACTAACAACTTGTATATAGAGTAGATGTATACTTCTCTCAATGTATACTTCTCTTCTTAGTAAGTAgttgagattttttcttttcctaataggGGCCAAGGTCTTGATTGATTTtatgtattctctctcttccatttcaAATGTGGGATATTAGTGTAGCTGTCTTAACTCAGGTGTCTTCGTTAAAAGAATAACCTTGaattttgattccattttttaataagGTTTAATTTTAAGCTGTCCCATTTtgtgtatttcatttaatcagTTATGCTAGTTTATGGTATGTATCTTGTGTCTACTGAGGTGCCCTTTGACCCAATTCCTTGAATCTCCAGTTTAGCCCTTAAGAAATAGATCCCCAGATTGGACCTGTAAGTTTTAGAGGTAACTGTTCTTCTACTTAAATTTAGTAGGCAGATGATAATATCTTCAAATATCTGAGTCAAAAAGAGTACCCTATTCAGTAAGTattaaagaaagttttattttcaagatcTTCTGTATGTAAGATATAGAAGTCCCTTTTGTAATAGTTTAGCTTGAAGAGGATGGATATTATGGAAATTAACAAGAACAAAACTTAAAGCATTTAATAGGTGGATTATCCTTCATGCCTTCTAAGTATTGTTGCTGCTAATACTTAATAACTGCAATTTCAATAGTAgttaatgaaggaaaagaaactattaCTACTAGGCAAATTATTGGTTTGTCACATATTTAgacatgctttaaatttttttttttttagtatttttctatgTCTGTGTTTGAAACATCTTAAGATAGTTTTAGGACCTGATAAACTTTCAGATCAACTTTAACACTTACTACACATTACCTGTGTGAACTTAGGCAAGTCCTCTCAATTCTTGAGGCTCAGTgtcctcctctataaaatagaGCTAATAATTCCTTTCTCAACTGATAGAGAAGTTTAGATAAGAAATACACTAAAATGCTTAGTATAATGCCTGGAACATAGGTAGTGCTGGATAAATGTCACTTCCTTTAATAATTCTTTTCTAAGCACAACTCCTGAATTCACTTGGTAGCCAaagattagtttattttttaaacaagaagtAATGAACCACATTGTCAGAGAAGTAAATTGCCTACTACTATATTGGCTATAGGCATGTgtctttaatttttgtgtttatattgcCATGAATATAAAGTACTATAGTTAGGAAGGGATGATTCTGGAGTTGTGTCAAGATAGTTGCCATTTTATATAATTGAACCaaagttttttcattttcatgaaaatatataGGAAAGTTCACTGGTATTCCTAATTAAAGATAATGAGGTCTGGGTTTCTCactaaattttgttttgctttttaataaatgataacaTAGTGAGAATGAGTCCCTTTGGAAGGAGGTGTCAGAATTACGAGCAAAACATGCACAACAGCAACAAGTTATTCGAAAGGTAAGCTTTTTCATCCCATGACTGTAATCTGCCTTTGTTTAATTTGTGTACCATTTGTGACCCAAAAAAAGTCTCTATGGAATAGTCAGTGATTGATCTTAGTTTCTTATATATTGGGTTCGTATATAATAGTGAAACTATGAAATCAAACAAATTAGGTCaactgttatattttctttttaataaggaacATTTCTCATTACCTAAATATGGTTATTCCATATTCTCAGCCTAAGTCTCATTAGCTTTAAGTAAGTGACTTTTAGCCTGATATAACAACtttaaagatactttatttttaggAACATAATTAATatactacacttttttttttactatgaataACAGTCTTActgtgttcttttgtttttactatttttttttacttgaaatggCATAGATATGGTCTTTGAAGACAAATGACTAAAATTTTCAAATCAGTTCACCAAATTATGAATTCAAAAAATTAGTTACCAATGTATGCCATTATTAGTATTTCCagaaaagcagtaaaataaattctagattttAGTATCTGAGCTGAAAATTACTGGGGAAACTGAAAATCTCTCTGTTGCATTGTGTCCTTGTGATTTAGTCTTTTCATATCAGCTTTCATATGTTAATAAGACTTGAAACATAAAAGTAATTAAGGCAGCTATTTTTTGCTCATGAGTAAACTAGACTCTTAAGTTTAAGCAACAGGTTTTTGAGGGGGAGGAAGGGTGGGAGAACTTCAGCTGGTTTGTGCTGAGATGCCTTTAGCTAAAAATAGGGTTATGACTTGACAGGATCTGGGTCTAGTGGAGCAAGCTTAGAACAGAGATGAATGGTTGCAGCCTTTGGCCTGTAGTCAGATAgatacactgtgtgtgtgtgtgtgtgtgtgtgtgtgtgtgtgtgtgtgtatagtttttCCAAATCAGTATGTAAGTGAAGGTTGAATGTACAATTTAGTTCTAAGTGTTTAGTCCAAGTACATATACTTTCAAAACTTCCATAGCTGATTCCAACATGCAAGCCTGTTAAGAATAGCTGATTTAAAATGATAggtgtttgggggcacctggatggctcagtggttgagcacctgcctttggctcagggcctgatctccctctgcctgtgtctctgcctctctctctgttctctctgttctctcatgaataaataaataaaatctttaaaaaaaagtatagatgTACCTTAGCCTGcacttcattaagaaaaaaaattcttttaatcttttccaGAAAACGTTTTAGTTAAATATTAGCTTAtaatactatatgattttttttttcacctaaaagCAAGGAAAGTTGATGGAATACTTATAGAGGATTTCAGGTTTTCATGAAACCTAGCATACTGTCTGCTCAAATTTGAGTTTTGAATAAATGTGGTTTGGTGGAGCTAGGGAATTTTCATGATGCGTAGTGATAGCTGATAATCTCTTCTGTATTGCTGTATTTGCCTCATATGTCTGCCATTCACTCCTTGGCTTTATATTAATTGGAATAGTATATGTGAGTTACCTGGTATAGGTACTTGTTACAGGATAGGATAAATAGTACCTGTTATAGAACTTACCAGGTCCAGAAATTAGATGTTGTAAATGTTAGGTGCCTTATCTTCTTCAGGAAACAAGGTTTGTGTACAGCATGATGCAGAATTGTCTTAATAAGAGaactaaaatacagaaaaaatttcAGGAGAAATTTAGCCAGTGCTTCATGTTCTTATAATTCAACCACTaatgtttttagaattttttataacACTTATAAATTAACAAAAGTAATTGAAACCAAATTATTTCATAGATACCTTTAAGTTTAAATTTGTCTTCTCATCAGCATCAGTCagcattttcttttgaataaacaATTTAGTGGCTAGCTTCCTTTTCATGACTCTAAAACTGTTTAACTTTTCTGCAAAGAGTCTAAATAGTCCTCCAGTTGCTTTTGGCCTTTATTTATAGCCTCTCAGTGATATACTGCTTTTCATAGTTCACCATATGATCCTCACTTCTTTAGCTCCTTTAGGAAGGTGACAATAAATTTCAAGACATCCTAAGCCAGTGATTCTCACATTCACATCAGTATCACCTGGAGGACATTGCTGGACCCTGTCCTCAGAATTTCGGATTCCGTTAATTATGGAGTGGGGTTGAGAATGTGTGTCTAACAGATTCCTGGGCTAATActgctggtccatggaccacactgTAAGAAATGCTGTCATAAAATATGAAAGATTGTTTGCATGTCTTGATCTGTTTAGTagccttttccttttaaatttaattaagctCTGAAGATTAAACCAGCTTTTCTTGATTGGCAGTATGTGTGTCTTGGATAGTTAAGAGGAAAACCATCTGAAACAAAATCTATtcattgtttattaaaaaaaaaaaatgtactcccAACTTtgaaattgtatatttatttttggataattTCTAATTAACTGTATTTTGGGGTTTATTTCTGTTACTGTATAATTAgatatttcatgattttattaagcAATAATTTTTCTAGAATAACCCAATAAGCTTTTTCTCCCTTGAAAATTTTATGCTCTCTTCTGAAAGAGATGGAAATTTCTTTGGCCTCTAATTGCATTACCTAGTTTAAGAAAAATGTTGCCTGTcactcccccccgcccctcaGCATAGTCTTGAAAGAATTTCAGTTAAAAACTTGGGATCTGTATTCAGGCATGCTTGGATCTTAGCACCAAAACAAATAACTGAGTAGAGTATTGGGTAGATGGATGCATGGGgggatagatagatgaatggatggatggataagtagATGAATGTCTTAGGCATCTTGATATCCTGGGTGGCTGCTACTTTTATTACAGGTTATTCTTCTGCCTGGAAACTGTTACATTTCTTTAGATATTAATTACAAGGTGCACCCAAATTTCAAATATGTTAACACGAGAGACATTATGTGACTTAGAAAATATGTAGTATTTGAATTAATTTCTTAACACTTGTAATGTGGACTAAGAATTAGGAGTCTATGATGGGaaattttttgtgtatattttccttttagattGTCCAGTTTATTGTTACATTGGTTCAGAATAACCAGCTTGTGAGCTTAAAACGTAAAAGGTAAGTTTCTGTGTAAAATACTTTGACCTATTTCTGGACAGCTAAACATGTTAGTGTTTAACAGTGAATGGCCTACATTCGCTTAGTGTATGTCTGTTGTTCCAGAGGAATAGTCCTTCCTTGTTAAATTATACTCTCAGCATTTCAAGAGTAGTGTTACTTCTTCCTCCAGTCATCCTGCTAATGTTTTTCAGAGACAAGTATAGCTAAATGGTCACTTTACAGACATATAGGGAGTTAATCAGGaatccatttttatttgcattagcCATTTACTGTAAAGTTAGAAGGCCTGAGTgaggggaaatttttaaaaaaaggtcatacattgaaaacaaaaatacttgatCACTTATATTTAATCCACTAATAAGGAATTTAATAACCCAAATATTGACTGTGGGTTATGATACATAAAAGTGTTAGTAGTATTTGCCATTGTTACAACTAAAGCTTAAGGATAGTGGACAAAGGAGtagttggaagaagaaaaaacttaTCTTAAAGCTTGGTTATGTGCACACTTTATGCTGTGGCCTTAACTCTACTTCCATGAACTAGTTATGTATGTTAGTACAGTTCATAATGATATAGTTCAGTCAGCAATGAAATagtatattgtatttattatattactatatatcATTGTTATATactacatattatttattatagttattatattaattttagcaAAAATAGTATAGAAGAATGGCAAAATCAAAGACCTAGGCAGAGTCACCCCCTAGTTTCTGTTCCTAAGATGTGACCATTGTGTATCACTATGTTCTTTGTGTATCCCtaactaaaatcttttcttaTTAAAGTGTATATGTTCATGTGAGGGTAAAATATTAGAATAGTTTAAATTTCTTGTGTGCTCGCTTCACTGAATTTCATGAATATCTTCTGATTTTCAGGCCTCTACTTCTAAATACTAATGGAGCCCAAAAGAAGAATTTGTTTCAGCATATAGTCAAAGAACCAGCTGATAATCACCATCATAAAGTAATTTTTTggttaaattctattttatatttgttatatcaAACCAAATTTTATTACAGCAGTATTTCATGTATTCAGAATTCACATTCAAAGTTTAGTGAATAATAATCTAAGTGTTCATCCTCCAGTTTTATTAAATCatgcctttttaaattatttgctttaaattattttaagaaagaaactgctataaatagaattattttagtttcctgttcccaagtttgtttttttgcctCTCAAGTTTGTTTTTTGACTCCTCTTCGGTCTCTCATAGATAATCACTATCTTGAAATGGTATTTATATCAGTCATTTTTGAATTGGTCATTTTATATGTGTGAACTCATGAAcagtatttgctattattttgcaTGTATCCAAGCTTCATATAAATgatactgtttaaaaaataaataaataaataaataaatgatactgttttgcacatatcattttacattgtgacttttttcacttggttttgttttgagatttattAAATTAAGTTCATCTCTACTACTTGATATTAATTCAGTATTATGGTTATGTAATTAAGCATTCatccataaattattttaagtttccaACTTTTATTATAAGTTGTGTAGACTAGACTTTTTACTCTAGcaatttcaaaactatttttgtttaCCTTTATTTTTGTGTTGGGCTCTCTGGATCATTTGTCAAACTTACACCCATTGGCAAATCATTCCAGTCCAGTGTCTAGACTTCCTTTAATAGCTGATTGTTATTGTAACTTTCAAATCTTAGAATTCTAAATACTGCTTCAGATTTGTTATTAGAgtaccaagattttttttcttgagcaaaTCAGTTAACATCAGGTTCTTCTTCCCACTACTGTTTCTAATAATAAAGCATACCTAACTATTGTGTTTTTAGGATTGAAGATTCAATGTAAATGGATGAAGATTTCTTAATTTAACCggatttataaatttttaagtacTTTGGATCTTTTGCCTCAGATTTATCTACTGTTGAAATTTAtagattttgcattttaataatgaGTTTAATTTGCTTTAGAGAATCGAATGCTTTCTTATTTATTGTGTACCTACAACCTAAATATATctgcaaatgaataaaaaaaaattattgctaaaaACTCAGGCTGACATTTAACTGGAGCTATtggaatggtttttttttttcctattaatgaAAGCATTTAATGAGAAAGAATAAACCATATGTCAGAGTAGCTTGGATAAAATAATCCTCATCAGCAACAGTGGCCATCTGGTTATGCTTGAAATTCCTAATGAAgtcttaagattttttctttttttaaccctttggatataaaaaatactttaaaatttgaaaatctttCCATAGAATCATTCTGAGGCATGCCACCTTCAAGATTCCTTACAGTCAAAGAAATAAGTAGAATGAAGTAACACACCTCATACCTTTGTGAATTggtataaataaaattagtaagtCCCATTGGGGCAGAGAACATAGCTAAATTGTATCCTCAAAATTTAGTAAATAATGGGTGCCCAATTAACACTTTTTAAGTGGTATGTTGTTCAGTAGTCAATATAATTTCAGTTTTTGATACATTTTCTGCCTgatttttttaggttccacacaGTAGGACTGAAGGTTTAAAGCCAAGGGAGCGGATTTCAGATGACATCATTATTTATGATGTAACTGATGATAATGCAGATGAAGAAAATATCCCAGTTATTCCAGAAACTAATGAGGATGTTATATCTGATCCATCCAAGTAAGGAAATTATGAAGtaaaatttgtgaaaatattGGTTACTTTTCTTATCAAAGAGTTAAATTCGAAACAACTTTATTCTGTCATAATTTACTGTCTAATTCAAATTTGGTTTATTAAACTGAAAAAGccaaaatatttaatgagatgTTCTCCCCTCAGTAAAAAGACTTCCAACAAAAAGTAATgagaattctgattttttaattttggagttAAACATCTTTAATTGATTCTTTGTGGTCTCATCATATGGTGAATCAATATTTGTGATTAAGGTGACTCACCCAAGAAATTTGTGCCTTTTGATACGTGTTTTGGGGAGAAGGTTTCCATGAAGAATGAATGGACaaattaatttattgaatttgtttgaaaatataattGGTTCTTTCTCATATTGCTGATCTAGCTGTAGCCAGTACCCTGATATTGTCATTGTTGAAGATGACAATGAAGATGAGTATGCACCTGTCATTCAGAGTGGAGATCAGAATGAACCAGCCAGAGAATCCCTAAGTTCAGGCAGTGATGGCACCAGTCCTCTCATGTCTAGTGCTGTCCAGCTAAATGGCTCATCCAGTCTGACCACAGAAGATCCTGTGACCATGATGGATTCCATTTTAAATGATAACATCAATCTTTTGGGAAAGTGAGTGCTCATCCAGATGTTATCTGAGTTTATTTGCTTGCTTTGTTTATTTCACatgttctattttctttgaaTGATCTTCTTTTCAGATTATGAACCCACGtaactttctttgttttagtCAGGGCTAAGTTCTGCAAATTTCTTTTTGAGAGGGATTTAATCATCTCAAGAATAGTCTTGAGATTTTCCTGGCAATTCCTTAGATTTCTTTAATGAGATACTTGTTTTGAATATtcataaagtgtgtgtgtgtatttgtgttttatcAGGGCTATAGAATAAGATAATCTCTGTTAAGGGACTTATAAGAAAACCAGAAATTAGTAGCAATTACCAataataagttaaatattttataatttatagggtagaggaaaaaagataaatcagaTGGTTGTCacaatctttttttctgtaaatattaaaGTTTTGTGTAAAAGCTGTGAGTTCTTAGTAGACCACATTTTTGGGAATCTCAAATACTGAATAGGATCTCTTACGATTAAGAATTTTGTAATGTgagtttaaatgtaaaaacaaggAAACccagtatttgatattttttttaatattttttccttagggTTGAGCTGTTGGATTATCTTGACAGTATTGATTGCAGCTTAGAGGACTTTCAAGCCATGCTGTCGGGAAGACAGTTTAGCATAGACCCAGATCTCCTGGTTGATGTAGGTACTTTGAATACTTCTTGCTATACTGGCAGtttgtgtatttatgtatacTGTTTATAGATCACATCATTTTCTTGTATTCTcactatttttgcattttctttttttaaaatgaatgattttgTGTACTAGAAACAATGAGCAGATGGTTCAAGACAGTGAAGGAGGTTGATCACTACCCATTTCTGAATAGTAGTTCAGTTAATCCTCCTGTAACAACATATCAATTCTGTTCAACAGTGCTGCTAAATCCAGGCCTTTTCTGGACTTGtggctgtgttttgttttgctctagaATAAATTGTCGCTCAATAGAAATTGGTGGAAATTTAGTAATAGAATTACTTAGCCAGGAAATAGCATGAAGACACTTTCTAAGACTTTGGGAATTAATGTTTTCTAATCAAATgaactatattttattatatttgctatatttttaaaatttttatgtccTGAGTCCTAAGGTTATCCTGTTCCAGTCCGTACCACCACCTATATGAACATGACTCCCAATGTTGTCTGGACTGTGAATCCTATCTACCATTTCTGGCATT from Canis aureus isolate CA01 chromosome 1, VMU_Caureus_v.1.0, whole genome shotgun sequence encodes the following:
- the HSF2 gene encoding heat shock factor protein 2 isoform X2, producing MKQSSNVPAFLSKLWTLVEEAHTNEFITWSQNGQSFLVLDEQRFAKEILPKYFKHNNMASFVRQLNMYGFRKVVHIDSGIVKQERDGPVEFQHPYFKQGQDDLLENIKRKVSSSKPEENKIRQEDLTKIISSAQKVQIKQETIESRLSELKSENESLWKEVSELRAKHAQQQQVIRKIVQFIVTLVQNNQLVSLKRKRPLLLNTNGAQKKNLFQHIVKEPADNHHHKVPHSRTEGLKPRERISDDIIIYDVTDDNADEENIPVIPETNEDVISDPSNCSQYPDIVIVEDDNEDEYAPVIQSGDQNEPARESLSSGSDGTSPLMSSAVQLNGSSSLTTEDPVTMMDSILNDNINLLGKVELLDYLDSIDCSLEDFQAMLSGRQFSIDPDLLVDSENKGLETTKNNVVQPVSEEGRKSKPKTDKQLIQYTAFPLLAFLDGNPASTVEQGSTASSEVMSSVDKPIEVDELLDSSLDPEPTQSKLVRLEPLTEAEASEATLFYLCELAPAPLDSDMPLLDS
- the HSF2 gene encoding heat shock factor protein 2 isoform X5 → MASFVRQLNMYGFRKVVHIDSGIVKQERDGPVEFQHPYFKQGQDDLLENIKRKVSSSKPEENKIRQEDLTKIISSAQKVQIKQETIESRLSELKSENESLWKEVSELRAKHAQQQQVIRKIVQFIVTLVQNNQLVSLKRKRPLLLNTNGAQKKNLFQHIVKEPADNHHHKVPHSRTEGLKPRERISDDIIIYDVTDDNADEENIPVIPETNEDVISDPSNCSQYPDIVIVEDDNEDEYAPVIQSGDQNEPARESLSSGSDGTSPLMSSAVQLNGSSSLTTEDPVTMMDSILNDNINLLGKVELLDYLDSIDCSLEDFQAMLSGRQFSIDPDLLVDLFTSSVQMNSTDYINNTKSENKGLETTKNNVVQPVSEEGRKSKPKTDKQLIQYTAFPLLAFLDGNPASTVEQGSTASSEVMSSVDKPIEVDELLDSSLDPEPTQSKLVRLEPLTEAEASEATLFYLCELAPAPLDSDMPLLDS